The following nucleotide sequence is from Pseudonocardia sp. C8.
CGGCTGCGTGCGCTCGTCGTGGAGCGGGGGCTGGACGGGTGAGCGCACCCCGCACGGGGGCGGGCGGGCTGCCGGACGGCGGCCTCGGATGGCTGCACGACCTGGCCCGCTGGCTGGGGACGTGGATCTACCGGCCGTTCCTGCGGGTGCAGCTGCACCACCGGGAGCGGATCCCGGCGGGCGGGCCGGTGGTCGTCGTCGCGAACCACAGCGCGTTCGTCGACGGGCCGCTGCTGTTCGGCATGTTCGGGCGGCGGGTGGTGTTCCTGGTGAAGGCCGAGATGTTCTCCCCGCTGCTGGGCCCGGTGCTGCGCCGGCTGGGACAGATCCCGGTCCGCCGGGGCGTCGTCGACCGGCGGCCGCTGGCGGCGGCCCTGGACGTGTTGCGCGACGGCGGCATGGTCGCGGTGTTCCCGGAGGGCACCCGCGGCACCGGTGACGTCGCGTCCGCCCGGCAGGGCGCGGCGTGGCTGGCCCGGGCGGCCGGGGCGCCGCTGCTGCCGGTGGCGGTGCGCGGGACCCACCGCCCGGCCGGGACCACACGCCGGTTCCGGCCCCGGGTGGACGTGCTGGTGGGCGTGCCCCTGCCGGCGCCCACCGCGCCGGGGCGGGACGGGCTGGCCGCCGCGACCGAGGACGTCGCGGCGGCACTGCGGACCCTGGTCCGTGAACTGGAAACGATGAGGCCGGCTCGACCGGCCGGGACGTGAGTGACGAGAGTGACCGAGAGCAGCGAGCGCGGAACGAGCATCGGCGCTGCGAGCAGCGAACGCGGAACGAGCATCGGCGCTGCGAGCAGCGAACGCGCCGTGGACAGCGGCGCCGACATCGTCGGGGCCGCCGACCGCGCCGAGATGGACCGGCTGGGGCTGGACCCGGCCGAGTTCGTGGCCGTCGACGACGAGGGCAACGTCACGGCCGGCCTCGACCCCGACGAGGTGCTGCCCACCCCGACCCTGGCCGTGGTCGGGCGGCCGAACGTCGGCAAGTCCACGCTGGTCAACCGGATGCTCGGGCGCCGCGAGGCGGTCGTGCAGGACGTGCCGGGGGTGACCCGCGACCGGGTCGTCTACGACGCGCTGTGGAACGGCCGCCGGTTCAAGCTGATGGACACCGGCGGCTGGGAGCCGGACGCGGCGGGCCTGCAGGCCGTCGTCGCGCAGCAGGCCGAGACGGCGATGCGCACCGCCGACGCCGTCCTGCTCGTCGTGGACG
It contains:
- a CDS encoding lysophospholipid acyltransferase family protein encodes the protein MSAPRTGAGGLPDGGLGWLHDLARWLGTWIYRPFLRVQLHHRERIPAGGPVVVVANHSAFVDGPLLFGMFGRRVVFLVKAEMFSPLLGPVLRRLGQIPVRRGVVDRRPLAAALDVLRDGGMVAVFPEGTRGTGDVASARQGAAWLARAAGAPLLPVAVRGTHRPAGTTRRFRPRVDVLVGVPLPAPTAPGRDGLAAATEDVAAALRTLVRELETMRPARPAGT